A single window of Solanum dulcamara chromosome 5, daSolDulc1.2, whole genome shotgun sequence DNA harbors:
- the LOC129890330 gene encoding AT-hook motif nuclear-localized protein 23-like, producing MAGLDLSTTSRYIHQLHHPADFNLQRHPDDEANNNQFSDDHHHEDNGHQNQGDIVGRRPRGRPPGSKNKPKPPVIITRESANTLRAHILEIGNGCDVFECVSTYARRRQRGICILSGSGTVTNVSIRQPAAAGSVVTLHGRFEILSLSGSFLPPPAPPGATSLTIFLAGGQGQVVGGSVVGELIASGPVIVIASSFTNVAYERLPLEEDEGLQIQPQVSQVSSGNNNGPNSGGGGVNNNNNSQFPDPSSGFPFFNLPLNMPNGQLPFGV from the exons ATGGCTGGTTTGGATTTAAGTACTACTTCTCGTTATATTCATCAACTTCACCACCCGGCTGACTTCAATCTACAAAGACATCCAGATGATGAAGCTAACAACAACCAATTTTCCGATGACCATCACCATGAGGATAACGGTCACCAAAATCAAG GTGATATCGTTGGACGGAGACCTAGAGGGCGGCCACCGGGGTCGAAAAACAAGCCAAAACCACCAGTAATAATCACTAGAGAAAGTGCAAACACATTGAGAGCACATATATTGGAGATTGGAAATGGATGTGATGTATTTGAGTGTGTTTCAACTTATGCTAGGAGAAGACAAAGAGGAATTTGTATACTAAGTGGTAGTGGGACAGTAACAAATGTTAGCATAAGACAACCTGCTGCAGCTGGTTCTGTAGTAACATTGCATGGAAGATTTGAAATTCTTTCCCTTTCTGGCTCATTCTTGCCTCCACCCGCTCCACCAG GTGCGACGAGTTTGACAATATTCCTGGCTGGTGGACAAGGGCAAGTTGTTGGAGGAAGTGTAGTAGGGGAATTGATTGCTTCTGGACCAGTTATTGTTATAGCTTCATCCTTTACAAATGTTGCTTATGAGAGATTGCCATTAGAGGAAGATGAAGGACTTCAAATTCAACCACAAGTGTCACAAGTCTCTAGTGGCAATAATAATGGCCCTaatagtggtggtggtggtgttaataataacaataatagccaATTCCCTGACCCTTCATCTGGATTTCCATTCTTTAATCTTCCTTTGAATATGCCTAATGGACAACTACCATTTGGAGTCTAA